aacgttgttaaattttatctaataattcgtataataaattgatataatatatattaattattttaaattatatgataatatatacatctattataactgcataatctcaatcgcttgaatgacttctatccgcgagttacacatgaataaaattaaatataatatacagtttaatgttatttatagttgttgttattgttaattaatttgtttaatttgATACCAATAATGGGAGCCGCTTGAGTATGTTAAGGATATATATGTATCCATGATTAACAATTTTGAGTTTCCTAGATATTCTGTTGTTCTATTAATCAGTTCTGTCTGTGATCTAAATATATCCATGTTATATGCAAGCAACCAAATGAACATATGCACTGTCTTACATTCCAGTCTAGGATAGTGCAATAATAAGGAAATGACGTAGGAAAAATGTTGTATCAATTAAAGCTAGAAATTACTCACCAGAATTTTCGTACTAAATTATTTGGTATCGTCTTTTTACTATATAAATGAATTCCAAAATAggatttattaattgataaaatcAGGAGTCTAAAAAAAATTCTGATTATTGTGTATACTACATTAAAATTTCTGACATTATTATTACTGCTTAAAAAAATCAATATCAGTAAAAAGGGAAGTGTGAAATTATTTTATGGTAAAAAattcatttaattaattatttttcaagaacaagaagaaaaagaagaaaatagagGATCTGTTGAATTTCAAGTAGTAAGTTTCACCAATAAGATACATAAACTTACTTCACATATGAAATTGCACAAAAAAGACTATATATCTCAGAGAGGTCTGTGGAAAAATCTGGGAAAACGTCAACGGTTGCTGGTTAATTTGTCAAAAAAAATAGAGCACGTTATAAAGAGTTAATAAGCCAGTTGAATATTCGAGAGAGAAAAACTCATTAATTTGAAGAGTTAGTTTGAATTATCGCTTAAAGTTTGATGAACTTCTTTTCGCTTTCAGCAATTCATGGAAGAATGAATCAGGAAAAACCTAAGACTGGACCAGCTACAAGAAAAGACCTCATGATAGTCAATATGGGACCTCACCACCCATCAATGCACGGTGTTCTTCGACTCATTGTTACTCTAGATGGTGAAGATGTTATTGACTGTGAACCAATATTGGGTTATTTACACAGAGGTATGGAAAAAATTGCAGAAAATCGAACAATTATACAATATTTGCCTTATGTAACACGTTGGGATTATTTAGCTACTATGTTCACCTAAGCAATAACTGTAAATGCACCAGAGCAATTAGGCAATATTCAAGTCCCTAAAAGGGCCAGTTATATCAGAGTCATTATGTTGGAGTTAAGTCGTATAGCTTCGCATTTGTTATGGCTTGGCCCTTTTATGGCAGATATTGGGGAGCAGACTCTTTTCTTCTATATTTTTCGAGAAAGAGAATTGATATATGACCCCACCGGTATGCGAATGATGCACAATTTTTTTTGTATTGGTGGAATCGCTGCTGATTTACCTCATGGGTGGATAGATAAATGTTTGGATTTTTGCGATTATTTTTTAACAGGAATTGTTGAATATCAGAATCTTATTACATGGAATCCCATTTTTTTAGAACGAGTTGAAGGAGTAGGCATTATTGGTGGAGAGGAAGCAATAAATTGGGGTTTGTCGGGACCCATGCTACAAGCTTCCGGAATACAATGGGATCTTCGTAAAGTTGATCATTATGagttagggatgagcatatggaccggggaaccggccggaaccggtaccggaaccggaaccgacaccggaaccggaacccgatggaaccggtcgggccgggaccgggacgttatttttgtggatttttggaaccgggaaccggtaagAACCGGAACCGAtttaaccggaaccggtagaaccggcaaaaaccggtaccttatgatgctatttttcaaggagcggttccaacatttgaagacacgacaagaaccggtaggaaccgggaaccggtagaaccggaaccggtagaaccgccgggccggttcggttcttgattttggccgaagccggttccccggtccggtccggttcgggctggttccggccggttcggtccttttgctcatccctattaTGAGTGTTACGACGAATTTGATTGGGAAGTCCAATGACAAAAAGAAGGGGATTTATTAGCTCGTTATTTAGTACGAATCAGTGAAATGACAGAatccataaaaattattcaacagGCTCTAGAAGGAATTCCGGGAGGGCCCTATGAAAATTTAGAATTCCGCCGCTTTGATCGAGTAAAAGATATTGTATGGAATGAGTTTGACTATCGATTCATTAGTAAAAAACCTTCTCTGACTTTTGAATTGTCGAAGCAAGAACTTTATGCGAGATTCGAAGCACCAAAAGGAGAATTGAGAATTGTTCTGATAAGAGATAAGGGTGTTTTTCCTTGGCGCTATAAAATTCGCCCACCGGGGTTTATTAATCATAAAATACTTGCACAAATAGCTATATCAAATATGAATTGTCTATATATGATTTCCAATGAGATCATAAAAGAAGTAGGTTGGAAGGAATCCACCGGTTAAACGGAGTGGTCCGGAGAATGAACTCCGGGAAGGTCGAATAAAAATGAATAGAATATGATAAAATATGAGAAAGTAGTCAAAATAAATATGAATCAAcaagttaaataaaaaaatttattcttCCCAGATTATTATTTGTTTTCTTACGACACGAGAATTCAATCCAGATTCTTGGatttttctatcattataattatttaaaacattaaacattgttttcttgattttaaaggtaaaaatataatcatttatatagagttatttttaactattgttattgtaatttattttaagctacttatttgaaaacttttaacaattataaaaatatctttaggaaatattttagttaaattgagcttacaatttagttttttgcatttaccactataatttatcacttttaactgtttacaaaatattctttggttttttaattggaactgaaatttatatttaagttgacattataattttatatttaaattaacaatttaagtattttgtccaaactgttcaaaagttgtagctttaaattgataatggtttacatacaacaagatattaaatctaataaattaagtataatatgttaaaagttaaagtcataactttataagtagaagtaaagatattattttgatattaaaatttagttttttttattatttatttatttatttatttttaatgattacactttaggtttgatatttatttaaccatattaaccaacttataatcattattagaaagacactacaattaatcacttttaactatttataaaatattctctgggttgtttaagttaaactaaaatttatatttaagttgaccctgtaatgttatattcaaattaataatttaaatattttattcaaattgctccaaaattgtatctttaaaatgataatggtttacatccaacaatatattaaaactaataaattaagtaaaaTATGTTAACAGTtaacaaaacataactttataactaGAAGCAAAgatattatgttaatattgaaatttaatttatatataattacacttcaggtttgatatttatttaacattattaaccaacttataattattattagaaagaaattgaaaagtcatacgagtttcaaatgaatgtggtgaaaggaaaaatgtttcatttataatatagtatgatatgatatgatatactatgatatgattatatgttcatttatgttcatataGGTTCAAtatgtttgtttatctttgttcatttatgttcggttagcatgttcacgaacataaatgaacgaacatgaacaatgtaatttgttaaacgaacgaacacaaacAATAAAAGTC
The genomic region above belongs to Lactuca sativa cultivar Salinas chromosome 4, Lsat_Salinas_v11, whole genome shotgun sequence and contains:
- the LOC122197294 gene encoding LOW QUALITY PROTEIN: NAD(P)H-quinone oxidoreductase subunit H, chloroplastic (The sequence of the model RefSeq protein was modified relative to this genomic sequence to represent the inferred CDS: substituted 2 bases at 2 genomic stop codons), whose amino-acid sequence is MNFFSLSAIHGRMNQEKPKTGPATRKDLMIVNMGPHHPSMHGVLRLIVTLDGEDVIDCEPILGYLHRGMEKIAENRTIIQYLPYVTRWDYLATMFTXAITVNAPEQLGNIQVPKRASYIRVIMLELSRIASHLLWLGPFMADIGEQTLFFYIFRERELIYDPTGMRMMHNFFCIGGIAADLPHGWIDKCLDFCDYFLTGIVEYQNLITWNPIFLERVEGVGIIGGEEAINWGLSGPMLQASGIQWDLRKVDHYECYDEFDWEVQXQKEGDLLARYLVRISEMTESIKIIQQALEGIPGGPYENLEFRRFDRVKDIVWNEFDYRFISKKPSLTFELSKQELYARFEAPKGELRIVLIRDKGVFPWRYKIRPPGFINHKILAQIAISNMNCLYMISNEIIKEVGWKESTG